The DNA sequence TTATTGTAAGACTTAGGACGAATATATAATTGTTGTTTTATACACCGTTAAGGAGGTCGTTTCTTGGAAACGCTTGCGCTAATCGACAAGATTAAGAACTATGATGGTAAAAAGCCGTCAAAGTTAAAACCCAATCAACCGCTCGAAGCTTATTCGGGTAAGACACCCGCCGAGCTCAAAAAGATGCTTCGAACCATGCTCACCGCCCGCCGAGTTGAGCGGGAGGAAAAACTCCTGCTTCGCAAAGGATATAACCGATTTTTTATCGGTTGCGGCGGAAAAGAACTCATGGATGTCGCGCTGGCGGAGTTTTCGACGGCCAGCGATCCCTTCAGCGGTTACTACCGCAATAAGGCATTTGATCTCCATCGTGGCACCACCCTGTGGGACAAAATGCTTGAAGCTATCGGCGATCCGCGTTCCCGAAACAAAGGTCAGCAGATTCCGGCTCACCCTGGCTATTCTGACCTTGGTATTATCCCCCAGTCGTCACCGACTGGAGCCCACGCGCTTGAACATGCCGGTATCAGCGAAGCAGTGAAGCATCCGTCCCCGGTCTCTCAGCTTTCCCAGTTTCCGGGCGGGGCATATCCGAAGGATGCCGTGTCTATCCTTTGTATCGGCGAGGGTTCGACATCGGAAACTGAATTCAACCGCGCCGTTTTCTACACGACCTTTTACAAGACCCGCGCGATTTTTGCAATCTACAATTGTGGCTGGGCTATTTCAGTGAATGTCCATGAGCAGTACCCCGATGGGGATCCGACGGCTTCGCATGCCGGACTGACCAAGTACGGCCTAAAAATCATGCACTTCGATGGGACCGATATCAAGGAAGCCCTTGCCAATGTCAAGGAAGCCTTTGATTACACCCGCGAAGGTAAAGGGCCTGTGCTCATGAACGTCAAGACTACCCGCGAAGGATCGCACTCTGGTTCCGACGATCAGTCTTTTTATATGGATCCGGTTGAACTTGATTGGCATACCTACAACGATTGCATCCTGAAAACATGCAATGCCTTCATCGAAGACGGCGTTATCGCGCCGCAAGAAGTCGGCGAAATGTGGGATGAACTAGATATAGAGATTTCCGCTTTGTCAGCCAAAGCGGTCGCGTCATTTCAGCCCAAAACGACGCAGTTTATTCAGGACCTTGTTTATACCTACAACTTTGAAGATATCAAAAAGACATGGAAGGCATATCGCGACCTGTCAAAAGTAAACCGCGAAGCCAACTACAAACGCTATCATGAGAAGGGTTATTTCACGACCCCGGAAATCCCGGAAAAGGCCGGCCCGATGACTATGCGTTTTGCGATTAACTACACCCTTTTTGATCTATTCCAATTAACCGAAGACATTCTTCTGTTTGGCGAAGATGTCGCTGATTTCTCGGGACATATGGTTGAAGAGAAAGAGAAGCAGACCAAGCTAAAAGGAAAAGGCGGTGTGTTCCTCGTGACCAAAAACCTCCAGCGTGAGTTTGGAAATCATCGTTGCTTTAATTCACCGCTCGACGAAGCCGGCATTCTTGGACGCGCTTCGGGGCATGTCTATCAAGGCCGCCGGCCGATGCCTGAAATACAGTTCCTCGATTATATGTCACCAGCCTATCAGATTCTGAAAGACCGTATCGCGACCACCTACCAGCGCTCGGGTGGAGAATTCAAGATGCCGATGACTATCCGCTGTACATTCGGCGGATACAAGCAAGGGGCTGGAGCCTTCTGGCACTCTGAGTCGAATATGGGTACCTGGATGAATTTTCCGGGTATGCATATAGTGACGCCGTCTAATGCCTATGATGCCGCAGGACTGCTCAAAACAGCTTGGGCCTGTGACGACCTTGTGCTTTTCTGCGAATCAGTCGCGCTCTACAATCGTCGCGACTGGGACGGTATTCCTATCGAAACCGAACTGCCGGGGATTGATGAACTGATTCCGTTCGGTGTCGCGCGGGTCTACAATCCCGAGAACACCGATGTCGGTATCATCACTTACAGCGCCACTGTTCAAATGAGCCGCAAGGCCGCTGAGATCCTCAAGGATCGCGGAATTAACATTCGTATAGTTGACCTTCGCACCTTGAAGCCGATCGACGAAAAAGAGATAATCAATACCGCAAAAGAGTGCGGGAAAGTGCTTATCGTCACTGAGGATCGCTTTCCCGGCGGATGCGGCGCAACTATCTCATCGATCATTACTCAAGGCGAAGGACTCTTCCATCTTGAAGCGCCGGTCAAATTGCTTACCGCAATCGATGCCCGTGTTGCCTATGGTATGGACGGAGACGAAGCGTGTTTGCCGACGGTAGATAAGATTGTCGCTGCGGTAGAGGATCTTTTTAATAACTACTAAGATCATATTTTTGAATATGTGAATTGAACCGCTTTCAGGCTTTGTGCTTGGAGGCGGTTTTCTTTTTTATCTCAAACGTTTATTTCGATGTACGAAACGGGGTCATTCCAACTCTGTCATTCAAGATGGAATGTATGGTACACTCGAAACAAAATACAGAGAGGTGGAAATGAAAATCGCACAGACACTCGCGCTCACTGCCGCATTGATTGCGGTGGTCGGTTGTAGCAGACAACCAAATCAGCCAGAGTCAATTGATCAACAGGCTTTAGTGGTGGATCAGGATATTCTGTTGGTCGGCGCCGGACCGTCCGACTCACGTTTTGACAGGTACGCTGTCACAATTAGGTGGGGAAAGACGGGTACGGAAACGCTAACATGGGCGATCCCGGCAAGTGGAATGACACAGCTTTCTGAGGTAGAGGGAAGCGTTCGTCTCAAATCCGTTTTTTCATTTGAAGCGCAGGAAGATCAAATGATGCAGTCTTTTAATCCAACCGAACTTAACTGGATATCACAGACACAGCATGATGTTGACGGTGTGGATTTGACCGTCAATGTCAGAAACGATCTTCCAATCGACAGCATCCCTACTTTTTCCTATGCCGCAAGCTGTTTTCTCTGGTTTCCGATTGAAGTAGAGCGACTGAAACTATTCGACACTACTTTGACCGTCAGCGGGGCAGAGGGATTTACTATCACCATCAAATCCCGCAAAATAATCACGAACCCTGTCACACCGTTGACTGCAGTAAAAGTAGACTAAGCGCAGAACCTTGTCCCAATGGAGGTATCCTCGTCTGACATCAGCTGTCCTCCCTCCTTCGCTGTCGGGTCTTATGAGACTCGACAGCGATATTTTTTTGAGACTACAATGCTCTTTTGAAAAGTGTTTTCAGCCACAGCTTCTCGTCTTTGTCTATCAGAAAATAGAAGACCAATCCTGAAACAAATGTGCATGTTCCGACTTGGATAACAAGCATCAGCCAGTTATCCGCTACCCATGTCCGGGTGAACCCAGCCCCGACAAGGCCTGCAATAAAACATGAGATCAACCCAAATTTGAGCATTTCACCAATTACACTTCTTGCTGAAAGCTCTAATTCCTTTGAAACCATCATCGGGAATATGGCCGAATATAGAATGATCTGAGGGATAGTATTCGCCCATGCAATTCCCAATAGTCCATAGTCACCGACCAGAATAACAGCCAAGGCTATTTTGAGCGCGGCTTCGATAGCCGTGACTTGTAGAATTTTCGAATGTCTCTCAATCCCAAACAAAACGGCGTTTCCTATTATTTGCGGGACAAAAAAGGCAGAACCGACAGCCAGTACCTTAATGATATCCGCCGTCGGAGCAAAGGATGGAGGAAGCCAGAGCGCGACAAACGGTTCAGCATAGATATATGCGACCGTCGAGGCGAAGAACGAGAAGTATGAGGCATATCGAACACCTTTTAAGTATGTCTCGGCAATACTTTTGTCTCGTCCGGATGCCCCAAGGTGGGATACGGCCGTGATAAGAGGGGTGGCGATAGCGTTGATGACATTACGAATCTGAAGAAACAATTGCATCGCGGGCGCAAAAAGTCCAGCTGCAGCGCTCGAAATAAAGAGTCCAAGGATCACCGAATCAGTGTTGAAGATAATTAGCCAGGTTATTGTGATGCCAAAACTTATTTTTGAATAATTCAATAGCTCATCGCTGTCAGTTTTTGTAACCAGAGCCGGACTGAAGTTTGTTTCCGGATGCAGCCGCTTCAGGAGCAAAAGACCCGCGAAGTATCTGGCGAGACTCGTAATCAGAATCGCCATCGCCAGGGTGGCAAGACCATAGCCGTTTGCTAACAGCCAGACCATTGCAAGCGTCCGGATGATGTCCTCGCCGATTTGGAGAAGATTGGCCAAGTCATGACGCTGGAAACCGCCGAGACTTCCTCCAAAGGGGACGAGATAAAACCGCAGACCTATATAAAGCCCGACAATGAGTAAAGCGGTTTTGCCCTCTTCGAAGACGGCCGGATCATCAATTTGAAAGTAACCAAAAAAGTAATGGGCAACTATCCATGCCGCGAATATGGCGACTGTGCCCAAACCGAGGTAGAGCGCGGTTGCGCTGCTGAGGAGTCTGTTAATCCGGCCAAAATCCTGTTTGCTGAGATAGTGAGCCAGATGTTTACTTAAAGCCCTTTCAAGGCCGAAATCGAGCAGTGAGAAATATCCCAACGTCTGAAAGACTATAACCCAGACGCCATAGCGGGATTCGCCGAGGGTGGAGGCTATGTAGGGAATGAAGAGAAACGAGACTGCTATCCTGACTGTAAAGGAGAGCCAAGAGAAAAGAATATTT is a window from the Candidatus Zixiibacteriota bacterium genome containing:
- a CDS encoding thiamine pyrophosphate-dependent enzyme is translated as METLALIDKIKNYDGKKPSKLKPNQPLEAYSGKTPAELKKMLRTMLTARRVEREEKLLLRKGYNRFFIGCGGKELMDVALAEFSTASDPFSGYYRNKAFDLHRGTTLWDKMLEAIGDPRSRNKGQQIPAHPGYSDLGIIPQSSPTGAHALEHAGISEAVKHPSPVSQLSQFPGGAYPKDAVSILCIGEGSTSETEFNRAVFYTTFYKTRAIFAIYNCGWAISVNVHEQYPDGDPTASHAGLTKYGLKIMHFDGTDIKEALANVKEAFDYTREGKGPVLMNVKTTREGSHSGSDDQSFYMDPVELDWHTYNDCILKTCNAFIEDGVIAPQEVGEMWDELDIEISALSAKAVASFQPKTTQFIQDLVYTYNFEDIKKTWKAYRDLSKVNREANYKRYHEKGYFTTPEIPEKAGPMTMRFAINYTLFDLFQLTEDILLFGEDVADFSGHMVEEKEKQTKLKGKGGVFLVTKNLQREFGNHRCFNSPLDEAGILGRASGHVYQGRRPMPEIQFLDYMSPAYQILKDRIATTYQRSGGEFKMPMTIRCTFGGYKQGAGAFWHSESNMGTWMNFPGMHIVTPSNAYDAAGLLKTAWACDDLVLFCESVALYNRRDWDGIPIETELPGIDELIPFGVARVYNPENTDVGIITYSATVQMSRKAAEILKDRGINIRIVDLRTLKPIDEKEIINTAKECGKVLIVTEDRFPGGCGATISSIITQGEGLFHLEAPVKLLTAIDARVAYGMDGDEACLPTVDKIVAAVEDLFNNY
- a CDS encoding oligosaccharide flippase family protein codes for the protein MFVVKALKRYTLSVIIAKSFSMVLFRQQVTKNILFSWLSFTVRIAVSFLFIPYIASTLGESRYGVWVIVFQTLGYFSLLDFGLERALSKHLAHYLSKQDFGRINRLLSSATALYLGLGTVAIFAAWIVAHYFFGYFQIDDPAVFEEGKTALLIVGLYIGLRFYLVPFGGSLGGFQRHDLANLLQIGEDIIRTLAMVWLLANGYGLATLAMAILITSLARYFAGLLLLKRLHPETNFSPALVTKTDSDELLNYSKISFGITITWLIIFNTDSVILGLFISSAAAGLFAPAMQLFLQIRNVINAIATPLITAVSHLGASGRDKSIAETYLKGVRYASYFSFFASTVAYIYAEPFVALWLPPSFAPTADIIKVLAVGSAFFVPQIIGNAVLFGIERHSKILQVTAIEAALKIALAVILVGDYGLLGIAWANTIPQIILYSAIFPMMVSKELELSARSVIGEMLKFGLISCFIAGLVGAGFTRTWVADNWLMLVIQVGTCTFVSGLVFYFLIDKDEKLWLKTLFKRAL